ATGAGCTCGTACGGATGATGAGAAGACTACAGCCATCATCCCCGCGGTATCGCACATACGACCCGGGAGCGCCCAGTGGTGCACAGGGAGCGGCACGAATATATCAGCGTCTCAGAGGCGGCCGACTACCTGGCGGTCAGTGCCGCAGTCGTGCGCCGGTGGGTCAAGGCAGGGCGACTCCGGGGCCATCGCGTGGCGCGTCTTGGAATCCGTCTGCGCCGGGCGGAGGTTGTCGCCTTTGCCCGGGAACTGCGGGCGAAAGATGATACGGGGTTGCACACCGGTCCGAAAGACAGCGCCGAGATCTGGGCAGCGTACGATCCCGAAGCGGTCCGCGCGGCCCTGCAGCGGAGCGCCGGGACGCTTGTGGGCGTGGACCCCGACACGCTCATCCGCGATATCCATGAGGCTCGGACGCAGGGCGAGTCCGAGAGTCCCCGCTGATCGATGGCCTACCTCATAGACAGCGACTGGGTCATCGACCATCTTACCGGTATCCCCGATGCAAGCGAACTCCTGCTTCGTCTGGCCCCGGCGGGAATCGCCATCAGCATCATCACCTACATGGAGGTCTACCAGGGTGTGCTCATGAGCACCGATCAGGCGGCTGCCGAGTTGCGCTTTCGCGAACTGGTTGAGACCCTGCCGCTGCTGCCCCTCTCACCGGCGGTAGCGCGTCGTTGTGCGGCGGTCCGGGCAGACCTGCGCAGGCAAGGCAGGCGAGTCGGCGGCCGGGCGCTCGACCTCATCATCGCGGCAACGGCTCTTGAGTTCAACCTGACGCTCGTTACCCGCAATCTCCGCGACTATCGAGACATCCCTGGCCTTTCTCTCCTCGACCTCCCCACAACCCGGGAGTAGGCGCCGCGCTGGGGCTGCTGTTCGACCTCGTGGAGAGTCACGGCGGCGTTGATCAGGCCGATGTGGCTGAATGCCTGGGGGAAGTTGCCGAGTTGCTCCCCGCTCACCGGGTCAACCTCTTCGGCCAGCAGCCCAAGCGGGTTGGCCCGCGCAAGAAGACGCTGAAAGCGCTCGTGGGCCTCGTCGAGCCGCCCGGTGCGTGCCAGGGCTTCCACCAGCCAGAACGAGCAGATGAGGAAGGCACCCTCTTCGCCGGGCAGCCCATCCTCCCCCAGGTAGCGATGGACCAGATCGTCGCGCGTGAGGCGTCGCTCGATTGCCCGGACTGCTTCGGCAACGCGCGGGTCGCGCTGGTCGAGGAAGTCCACCAGTGGCACGACCAGGAGCGCGGCGTCCAGGTCCCCACTACCGTAGGTGCGGGTGAAGGCGCCGAGGCCGGGATCGTACCCGTGGCGGAGCACCCACGCCTGGATCTCGTCGGCCGTGCGCTCCAGGTGGGGCACGGAGATCGGCAGCCGCTCATGCTGGGCAATCTCAATCGCCGCCTGCAGCCCGACCCAGGCCATCACCTTCGAGTGGATGTGCTGGGCGCGGCCCGAGCGGACCTCCCAGATGCCGTCGTCCGGCTCATGCCAGCGGCGAGCGATGACCTCCGCCAGTCCCGCGATCAGGCGCCGCCCGTCGCGGTCGAACGAGCCGCCGACCCGATGGTAGATCCGGAGGGCATCGATGACCTCGCCGTAGACATCGAGCTGGAACTGCTCGGCCGCGGCGTTACCGACCCGTACCGGCCGTGAGCCGCGATAGCCCTCCAGGTAGTCCAGCGTGCGCTCCGGGATATCGGCTTCGCCGTACAGGGTGTAGAGGACTTGCAGCTCCGGGTGCGTGAGCCGGGTGACGTGGAGCAGCCACTCGGCGAACGCGTGGGCCTCCCGCTGGTAGTTGAGACTGAGCAGCGCGCGGATGGTGAAGGCCGCATCACGCAGCCAGCAGTAGCGGTAGTCCCAGTTGCGCACGCCCCCGATCTGCTCCGGGAGTGAGGTCGTCGGTGCGGCGATGATCGCGCCGGAGGGGGCGTACGTGAGGAGCTTGAGAACGAGCGCGCTGCGGCGCACTGCCGACTGGTAGGGCCCGGTATACCCGCATTGCCGGATCCACGCCTCCCAAAACTCCACGGTCAGCCGCTGCATCAGGTCGAGGCTGCCGAGGGTCGGCAACTCGGCCGGTGACTCGCTGGAGTAGGAAAGCACCAGGTCCACCCGCTGGCCCGGCACGAGGTCGAAGGACGCCGTGAGTGTGCCGGGGTCGATGTGCAGCGGGACGCCTGCGGTGACGTGCAGCGCCTGGTCGCGCCACTCGATGACGTAGCGGTCCGCGCGCGTCTGCCGCACCCGCGGCGTCAGGCGGCCGTAGTCCGGCCGCGGCCGCAGCAGCAACTGCATCGGCACGCGTCCCGAGATGCCCTCCACTCGGCGCACGATCTCGCGGAAGGGGATCGGATAGCGCCGCTTCTGCGCCTCCGTCAGCGCCGGCATGAAGTCCACCACCCGGGCTTCCCCGGCATCGGTGGTGAAG
This genomic window from Sphaerobacter thermophilus DSM 20745 contains:
- a CDS encoding type II toxin-antitoxin system VapC family toxin, whose amino-acid sequence is MAYLIDSDWVIDHLTGIPDASELLLRLAPAGIAISIITYMEVYQGVLMSTDQAAAELRFRELVETLPLLPLSPAVARRCAAVRADLRRQGRRVGGRALDLIIAATALEFNLTLVTRNLRDYRDIPGLSLLDLPTTRE
- a CDS encoding helix-turn-helix domain-containing protein, which produces MVHRERHEYISVSEAADYLAVSAAVVRRWVKAGRLRGHRVARLGIRLRRAEVVAFARELRAKDDTGLHTGPKDSAEIWAAYDPEAVRAALQRSAGTLVGVDPDTLIRDIHEARTQGESESPR
- a CDS encoding glycoside hydrolase family 15 protein — protein: MPSEPDAVHPAPAGYLPLADYGVIGDGRSIALVANTGAIDWWCLPRFDGDPIFARLLDTRLGGSCVIQPRCSFHGRQAYLGETNVLATTFTTDAGEARVVDFMPALTEAQKRRYPIPFREIVRRVEGISGRVPMQLLLRPRPDYGRLTPRVRQTRADRYVIEWRDQALHVTAGVPLHIDPGTLTASFDLVPGQRVDLVLSYSSESPAELPTLGSLDLMQRLTVEFWEAWIRQCGYTGPYQSAVRRSALVLKLLTYAPSGAIIAAPTTSLPEQIGGVRNWDYRYCWLRDAAFTIRALLSLNYQREAHAFAEWLLHVTRLTHPELQVLYTLYGEADIPERTLDYLEGYRGSRPVRVGNAAAEQFQLDVYGEVIDALRIYHRVGGSFDRDGRRLIAGLAEVIARRWHEPDDGIWEVRSGRAQHIHSKVMAWVGLQAAIEIAQHERLPISVPHLERTADEIQAWVLRHGYDPGLGAFTRTYGSGDLDAALLVVPLVDFLDQRDPRVAEAVRAIERRLTRDDLVHRYLGEDGLPGEEGAFLICSFWLVEALARTGRLDEAHERFQRLLARANPLGLLAEEVDPVSGEQLGNFPQAFSHIGLINAAVTLHEVEQQPQRGAYSRVVGRSRRERPGMSR